A part of Leptospira yasudae genomic DNA contains:
- the recN gene encoding DNA repair protein RecN, with translation MLKTLNIRDFALIEEACIDFQKGMTVITGETGAGKSLILDAISSLLGGKSSPMEIRTGAPRYVLEGAFDLSKNPAALEWLKEKGFPYESKELTLHRECSRDGKSRILINQSLASSTTLRGLGELLAEVHNQNDQILLLDRGEQLDIIDLHAGLIPLRNEVKECFLTYRSLKKRLEELRKNEEEKFKRIEFLNFQIKEIKEADLKDGEEESLVQEEHLLAHGELLAENYEILSSYLADSESAILPSFPRLLMAAEKIKSIQPDFGKTLDSLQEIYIQLKEINSSVLDEKEEIFFSPDRLQFVQSRLDLISKLKKKYGSNLSEILDCKNKAEQELEAMEKNSKNKESMETEIEKVTSRLGSLSIQLSKARRESLIRFESSLKSELEQLGMPGAAVQVVLRWEPSPEGEVSASGKSYIVNESGLDQLEFYFSPNPGEKPRPLRKIASGGEVSRVMLAIRSILGNQSNLRVLIFDEIDSGLGGEIAIDVARKLRNLAANHQLILITHLQQIASAANDHLKISKSVEGGRTFSKAEFLSLEERTLELARMISGQRVSKGALEHAKELLKKQAV, from the coding sequence ATGCTCAAGACACTGAATATAAGAGATTTCGCTCTTATCGAAGAAGCCTGTATCGATTTTCAAAAAGGAATGACGGTGATCACCGGTGAGACCGGCGCCGGAAAGTCTCTGATCCTGGACGCGATTTCCTCGCTTTTGGGAGGGAAAAGCAGCCCGATGGAAATTCGAACCGGGGCGCCGCGTTATGTGTTAGAGGGCGCCTTTGATCTTTCTAAAAATCCGGCGGCGCTGGAATGGTTGAAGGAGAAAGGGTTCCCGTACGAATCCAAAGAACTTACGCTTCACAGAGAATGCAGCCGAGATGGAAAGTCCCGGATTCTCATCAATCAATCTTTGGCTTCTTCCACGACGCTCCGCGGTTTGGGAGAATTGCTCGCGGAAGTTCACAATCAGAACGATCAGATTCTTCTTTTGGATCGAGGAGAACAGCTCGATATCATCGATCTGCACGCGGGTTTGATTCCTCTTCGAAACGAAGTGAAGGAATGTTTTCTTACTTACAGAAGTTTAAAGAAACGTTTGGAGGAACTTCGTAAAAACGAAGAGGAAAAATTCAAACGGATCGAATTTCTCAACTTTCAAATCAAGGAGATCAAAGAAGCCGATCTCAAAGACGGAGAGGAAGAAAGTCTAGTCCAAGAGGAACATCTCCTTGCGCACGGAGAACTTCTTGCGGAGAATTACGAAATTCTGTCTTCCTATCTTGCCGACAGCGAATCCGCGATTCTCCCTTCGTTTCCGAGACTTTTGATGGCCGCGGAAAAGATCAAATCGATTCAACCCGATTTCGGCAAGACCTTGGATTCGTTACAGGAGATTTACATCCAACTCAAGGAGATCAATTCTTCCGTTTTGGATGAGAAGGAAGAGATCTTCTTCTCTCCGGACAGACTTCAATTCGTTCAATCCCGTTTGGATCTGATTTCCAAACTGAAAAAGAAATACGGCTCCAATCTTTCGGAGATTCTCGACTGCAAAAACAAAGCGGAACAGGAACTCGAAGCGATGGAAAAGAATTCCAAGAACAAAGAATCTATGGAAACCGAAATCGAAAAGGTGACTTCCCGACTCGGTTCTCTTTCGATTCAACTTTCCAAAGCAAGGAGAGAATCCTTGATCCGATTCGAGTCTTCTTTGAAATCGGAACTCGAACAACTCGGAATGCCGGGCGCCGCCGTGCAAGTCGTTCTCCGCTGGGAACCGAGTCCCGAGGGAGAAGTTTCGGCCTCCGGCAAGAGTTATATCGTAAACGAATCCGGTCTGGATCAGCTTGAGTTTTACTTTAGTCCGAATCCGGGAGAAAAACCGAGACCGCTTCGTAAGATCGCTTCCGGCGGAGAAGTTTCCCGAGTAATGCTTGCGATCCGTTCCATTCTTGGAAATCAATCGAATCTGCGCGTGTTGATTTTTGACGAGATCGATTCCGGTTTGGGTGGAGAGATCGCGATCGATGTGGCCCGCAAACTCAGAAACTTGGCGGCCAATCACCAGCTGATCTTGATCACTCACTTGCAGCAGATCGCATCCGCCGCAAACGATCATCTGAAAATCAGCAAATCCGTGGAAGGCGGTAGGACTTTTTCGAAAGCGGAATTCTTGAGTTTAGAAGAACGAACTTTGGAACTTGCGAGAATGATTTCGGGTCAGAGGGTTTCAAAAGGCGCTCTTGAACACGCTAAGGAATTGCTGAAAAAACAGGCGGTCTAA
- a CDS encoding MotA/TolQ/ExbB proton channel family protein yields the protein MFLAKSDSLISAIPPESVPIIIVLVSIIGFTIIIERLIYFSKWKPITPDDWRSVKDLFRQKNWDTAADYLKGINNGPASIVLQAGIESSRKNSDAAEDEMLSAGFAQILKMERFLSGLGTIATISPLLGVLGTVLGIIRSFEEGSGTRGAEVGISEALITTAMGLAIAIPAYVAYNYFQKKKEDTIAEMENLSGQALKYLK from the coding sequence ATGTTTTTAGCCAAGTCCGATTCTCTAATTTCTGCGATTCCTCCGGAATCCGTACCGATTATCATAGTTTTAGTTTCCATCATCGGTTTTACCATCATCATTGAAAGACTGATTTACTTCTCTAAGTGGAAGCCGATCACACCGGACGATTGGCGCTCCGTAAAAGATTTATTCCGTCAAAAAAATTGGGACACCGCAGCCGATTATCTCAAAGGCATCAACAACGGTCCCGCTTCCATCGTTCTCCAAGCGGGTATCGAATCCTCCCGTAAAAATTCGGATGCCGCAGAAGATGAAATGCTATCCGCAGGTTTTGCGCAGATTCTGAAGATGGAACGTTTTCTTTCCGGACTCGGAACGATCGCGACGATTTCTCCTCTTCTCGGAGTTTTAGGAACCGTTCTCGGGATCATTCGCTCCTTTGAAGAAGGATCGGGAACCAGAGGGGCGGAAGTGGGGATCAGCGAGGCCTTGATTACGACCGCGATGGGACTTGCAATCGCGATTCCGGCTTACGTTGCTTATAACTACTTTCAAAAGAAAAAGGAAGATACGATAGCCGAAATGGAAAACCTTTCCGGTCAGGCTCTCAAATATCTGAAATAA
- a CDS encoding ExbD/TolR family protein, translated as MKFRKFRSSASRGGQIELAPLIDVISFIVIYFLMNATLEKSTVMKIELPRSSSTAQEKKKDELVITVNKDGKIFLDKDTDPVPLEKLTEKINVFLGPADKREPGKNRVIIRGDGTASYQTVIKVIDKVNEAGVSKFNLAMVRQTGSGEK; from the coding sequence ATGAAATTCAGAAAGTTCCGATCTTCCGCAAGCAGAGGAGGCCAAATCGAATTGGCTCCTCTCATCGACGTTATTTCTTTTATCGTCATTTATTTTTTGATGAACGCGACTTTGGAAAAATCGACGGTGATGAAGATCGAACTTCCGCGTTCTTCTTCCACCGCGCAGGAAAAGAAAAAGGACGAACTCGTAATTACGGTCAACAAGGACGGAAAGATTTTTCTGGATAAGGACACCGATCCGGTTCCTTTGGAAAAACTCACCGAAAAGATCAACGTCTTTCTCGGACCTGCGGATAAAAGAGAACCCGGTAAAAATCGAGTCATCATCCGCGGGGACGGAACGGCGAGCTATCAAACCGTGATCAAAGTAATCGATAAGGTAAACGAGGCGGGAGTGAGTAAGTTTAACCTAGCCATGGTTAGACAAACGGGTTCCGGAGAAAAATAA
- a CDS encoding BamA/OMP85 family outer membrane protein yields MKRIFSLTLKGSVLAILLGLLFYSGELTQLLSKRTDYIGKVVKEIKFKGNKNTPDGDLESMLDMKVGKTLTKKVLDKDLKTLFNSGFFYFVDIQAEDVQDGVRIIVDLKERPRVRDVEFVGADEVFPADLRDKLPLKDNEVITPQKITKSRDLILQKYRDEGFFLAYVKVELGKPDPKTNLVRVRFIIDEGEEIPVSKINVYGNESVETSELLSVMEMKEEGVFEGGNFKESSFEKDKDTIIAYLKSKGYLDAELMREGTNWEIHWENPEKKDRRVIIVNIKISEGQVYFFNGYTLNHDMSLDGEGRPLFLNKEKNPPETPKDDFKPLFTPKEIEKNLDYSDGDIGVIFDETRFMRDRGTMNELYSSKGYLFAQVIPRRKVISLDRENIEYYENCYSRKSEEERRICESEYTQLHVKRLRQLYNTKPELHGKKFVHVDFNIRENNLAYVENVIIKGNKKTQDRVIRRELLFKQGDLFNSTLVNRSRERIYNLGYFKEVNFNMRPGSDQTKMNLIIEVLEQPTGTVSMGGGYGTITGFSIFTEVGENNLNGTGQKISGRLEFGPYRRLFQITWTEPWLYNKPWSLSLSLFYSSRIYNVGAVSITENNNQQSIKEQAIYSRDGVGFTVGIGHRIFINWTHFHRYSPSIYASTNPSSLVSDQVLAEVRRGWQFRSQLSNGIAYDIRDNVFNPTQGYDLLFQMDNVGQALGGQSHFDQYRVLAEYYHTWFDYSFFGLFRNNALRRWRVVQEFRSSSLFTFQRVPYYGKQDPIQNPYIQLQDLQFLGGYESLRGWFYNDAKYPAEWRDGAASRMIFGSEIRFPIEPTLLWLVAFFDAGALYEEVNRAQGVRRDLFTTYDQRIREAQLKDPVGYALTNHYNLSALRKADYTYEELNNPANLVLSGNNVALDKFRFSWGIGLRIQIPVLPLRIYFAQKLKYTGVAEHPFTKFDSDNAFQFVFGIGDYRF; encoded by the coding sequence TTGAAAAGAATATTCTCCTTAACTCTGAAAGGATCCGTATTAGCAATTCTTTTAGGACTGTTATTCTATTCGGGCGAACTGACTCAGCTTCTCTCCAAGCGAACCGATTACATCGGCAAGGTCGTCAAAGAAATCAAATTCAAGGGAAACAAAAACACTCCCGACGGCGACCTCGAGTCCATGCTCGACATGAAGGTCGGAAAAACCCTTACCAAAAAAGTTCTCGATAAAGACTTAAAGACCTTATTCAACTCCGGATTCTTTTACTTTGTGGACATCCAAGCGGAAGACGTGCAGGACGGAGTTCGCATTATCGTGGACTTAAAGGAACGACCGCGGGTTCGGGACGTGGAGTTCGTCGGAGCCGACGAAGTTTTTCCCGCCGACTTGCGCGACAAACTTCCTCTCAAAGACAACGAAGTCATCACACCCCAAAAGATCACCAAATCCAGAGATTTGATTCTTCAGAAATACAGGGACGAAGGATTCTTTCTCGCGTACGTAAAAGTGGAACTCGGCAAACCAGATCCGAAGACGAACTTGGTTCGCGTTCGTTTTATCATCGACGAAGGGGAAGAGATTCCCGTTTCCAAGATCAACGTCTACGGAAACGAATCCGTGGAAACATCGGAACTTCTTTCGGTGATGGAGATGAAGGAAGAAGGCGTGTTCGAAGGAGGAAACTTCAAAGAGTCCTCGTTTGAAAAGGATAAGGACACGATCATCGCCTATCTCAAGAGTAAGGGTTACCTCGACGCCGAACTCATGCGCGAAGGTACGAACTGGGAGATTCACTGGGAGAATCCCGAGAAAAAAGACAGACGCGTTATCATCGTAAACATCAAGATTTCCGAAGGTCAGGTTTATTTCTTCAACGGTTATACGTTGAATCACGATATGTCCTTGGACGGAGAAGGGCGCCCTCTCTTCTTAAACAAGGAAAAGAATCCGCCCGAAACTCCGAAGGATGATTTTAAACCGCTTTTCACCCCTAAAGAAATCGAAAAGAATTTGGATTACAGCGACGGGGACATCGGAGTCATCTTCGACGAGACTCGTTTTATGCGGGACCGTGGAACGATGAACGAACTCTACAGTTCGAAAGGATATCTGTTCGCTCAGGTCATTCCGCGCAGAAAGGTGATCTCTCTCGATCGCGAAAATATCGAGTATTACGAGAATTGCTACAGCAGAAAGTCCGAAGAGGAAAGAAGAATTTGCGAAAGCGAATATACGCAGCTTCACGTCAAACGCCTTCGCCAGCTCTACAACACCAAACCGGAGTTGCACGGTAAAAAATTCGTTCACGTGGATTTTAACATCCGCGAGAACAACCTCGCTTACGTGGAGAACGTAATCATCAAAGGAAACAAGAAGACCCAGGATCGAGTGATTCGACGCGAACTTCTTTTCAAACAAGGGGATCTTTTCAATTCCACTCTCGTAAACCGTTCTCGGGAAAGAATTTATAACCTCGGCTATTTCAAGGAAGTCAACTTCAACATGAGACCGGGTTCGGATCAAACCAAGATGAACCTCATCATCGAAGTTTTAGAACAACCGACAGGCACGGTCTCCATGGGGGGCGGTTACGGAACGATCACCGGATTTTCGATCTTTACCGAAGTCGGGGAAAACAACCTGAATGGAACCGGTCAAAAAATTTCGGGACGTCTGGAATTCGGTCCGTATCGAAGATTGTTTCAGATTACTTGGACGGAACCTTGGCTCTACAATAAACCTTGGTCTCTTTCTCTTTCGCTTTTTTATTCTTCGAGAATTTACAACGTGGGCGCCGTTTCGATTACGGAAAACAACAACCAGCAGTCCATCAAGGAACAGGCGATTTATTCCAGGGACGGGGTCGGTTTTACGGTGGGGATCGGTCATAGGATCTTCATCAACTGGACGCATTTTCATAGATATTCTCCGAGTATTTACGCTTCGACGAATCCTTCCTCCCTTGTTTCGGATCAGGTTCTTGCCGAGGTTCGTAGAGGTTGGCAGTTCCGTTCGCAACTTTCGAACGGGATCGCGTATGATATTCGGGACAACGTATTCAACCCTACACAAGGATACGATCTTCTCTTTCAGATGGACAACGTCGGACAGGCGTTAGGCGGGCAATCCCACTTCGACCAATATCGCGTTCTTGCGGAATACTATCATACCTGGTTCGATTACAGCTTCTTCGGTTTGTTTAGAAACAACGCTCTGAGACGCTGGAGAGTCGTGCAGGAATTCAGAAGTTCGTCTCTCTTCACGTTCCAACGAGTTCCGTATTACGGAAAACAGGACCCGATTCAAAATCCGTATATTCAGTTGCAGGATTTGCAATTCTTGGGCGGATACGAATCCCTCCGCGGTTGGTTTTACAACGACGCGAAATATCCCGCCGAGTGGCGGGACGGGGCCGCGAGCCGTATGATCTTCGGTTCGGAAATTCGTTTTCCGATTGAGCCCACCTTACTCTGGTTAGTCGCTTTCTTCGACGCGGGAGCCTTGTATGAGGAGGTCAATCGAGCCCAAGGTGTGAGAAGAGATCTTTTTACGACATACGATCAGCGAATCCGGGAAGCACAGCTCAAGGATCCGGTCGGATACGCGCTCACGAACCACTACAATCTCAGTGCGTTGCGCAAAGCGGATTATACGTATGAGGAACTCAACAACCCGGCCAACCTGGTTCTTTCGGGTAATAACGTCGCTTTGGATAAATTCCGATTCTCCTGGGGGATCGGTCTTCGGATTCAGATCCCGGTTCTTCCGCTCCGGATTTACTTCGCGCAGAAGTTGAAATACACGGGGGTTGCGGAACATCCGTTTACGAAATTCGATTCCGACAACGCATTTCAGTTTGTGTTCGGGATCGGAGATTATAGATTTTAA
- a CDS encoding ATP-dependent helicase has translation MDPLLVGLNEEQKKAVLQVSGPVLILAGAGSGKTRVITHRIANLLVNHGIDRICAVTFTNKAAAEMLERVKSLVPFIPANLQIKTFHSLCLYILRREASFFGFDSGFTVYDTTLQESLLKQVVKDLSLDPKFYKPSMLGNYISGLKDKMLSPEAYLEKEGRTDFSKTVSAVYREYEKRKDASRAFDFGDLIWKTVQLFQKSPDAIAKYRHKWEYVMVDEYQDTNKVQYELVLLLAGEKRNLCVVGDDDQSIYSWRGADIGNILNFEKDFPESVVIKLEENYRSSSNIILAASKVISNNTQRKQKEIFTNNPEGSPVVLNEYENESEESHGVVTRIRSAYSSGTEYKNIAIFYRTNAQSRYFEETLRKLAIPYKIFGGFRFFDRAEIKDFIAYLNVVSNPLDSVSLLRIVNYPPRGIGDSGIDKIREFSLENGISLLETLGKEDIPLKKAAKAKGKELYHLFNDLIEKSEKGSAPSEIALELLNRSGLMSHFKEEGTEESIARLENLQELVNSIEEYEKNSDSPSLEEYLNQISLLTSEEDTKELTDYVNLMTVHNAKGLEFKIVFLSGLEEGTFPHSMSLEDSHFGDEEERRLFYVALTRAREELYLSYCRTSRKFGKVEDRIPSRFLSEVPRECFGDRGYTARERTARRPQGPPLASKIREVVEEEFDSGFSQAPNPDNAFLKPGDRVKHKQFGIGTIVSVSGKEKNTKVGIRFGNVEKNFFVAYTPLEKL, from the coding sequence GTGGATCCTCTTTTAGTTGGATTAAACGAAGAACAAAAAAAAGCCGTTCTTCAGGTTTCCGGTCCGGTTCTCATCTTGGCCGGCGCGGGTTCCGGAAAAACCAGAGTCATTACGCATAGAATCGCGAATCTTCTCGTCAATCACGGAATCGACCGGATCTGCGCGGTGACTTTTACGAATAAAGCCGCAGCGGAAATGTTGGAACGGGTCAAAAGTCTCGTTCCGTTTATCCCCGCCAATCTTCAAATCAAAACCTTTCACTCTCTTTGTCTTTATATCTTACGAAGAGAAGCTTCTTTCTTCGGTTTTGACAGCGGTTTTACCGTGTACGATACGACTTTGCAGGAATCGCTTCTCAAACAAGTCGTGAAGGATCTTTCTCTCGATCCAAAATTTTACAAACCTTCCATGCTCGGAAATTATATCAGCGGACTCAAAGACAAGATGTTGTCTCCCGAAGCGTATCTGGAAAAGGAAGGACGCACCGATTTTTCAAAAACGGTTTCCGCCGTTTACAGAGAATATGAAAAACGAAAAGACGCGAGCCGCGCGTTCGACTTCGGAGATCTCATCTGGAAAACGGTTCAGCTCTTTCAAAAGTCGCCGGATGCGATCGCAAAGTATCGTCACAAATGGGAATACGTGATGGTCGACGAGTATCAGGATACGAACAAGGTCCAATACGAACTCGTTCTTCTTCTCGCGGGAGAAAAAAGAAATCTCTGCGTCGTGGGCGACGACGATCAGTCCATCTATTCTTGGAGAGGAGCGGACATCGGAAACATTCTCAACTTCGAAAAGGATTTTCCCGAATCGGTCGTAATCAAACTCGAAGAGAACTACCGTTCTTCTTCGAACATCATTCTCGCAGCGTCGAAAGTCATCTCGAACAACACGCAGAGAAAGCAAAAGGAAATCTTCACGAACAATCCGGAAGGTTCTCCCGTCGTTTTAAACGAGTACGAAAACGAGTCAGAGGAATCGCACGGAGTAGTAACGCGAATTCGCTCGGCATATTCTTCGGGAACGGAATATAAGAATATTGCAATATTCTATAGAACGAACGCCCAATCCAGATACTTCGAGGAAACCCTGCGCAAGTTGGCGATCCCGTATAAGATCTTCGGGGGTTTTCGATTTTTCGATCGTGCGGAGATCAAGGACTTTATCGCGTATCTCAACGTGGTTTCCAATCCGCTCGACAGCGTTTCTTTACTACGAATCGTGAATTATCCCCCGCGAGGAATCGGTGATTCCGGCATCGATAAGATCCGTGAATTCTCCCTGGAAAACGGAATTTCTCTTTTGGAAACGCTCGGAAAAGAGGACATTCCTCTCAAAAAAGCGGCCAAAGCAAAAGGGAAAGAACTCTATCATCTTTTCAACGATCTGATCGAAAAATCGGAGAAAGGTTCCGCGCCTTCGGAAATCGCATTAGAACTTTTGAATCGATCCGGACTCATGTCCCATTTCAAGGAAGAGGGAACGGAAGAATCGATCGCGCGACTGGAAAACCTTCAGGAGCTCGTGAACTCCATTGAGGAATACGAAAAAAATTCGGATTCTCCCTCTTTGGAGGAATATCTGAATCAGATCAGTCTTCTGACCAGCGAGGAAGACACGAAAGAACTGACCGACTACGTGAACCTGATGACGGTGCATAACGCGAAGGGATTGGAATTCAAAATCGTATTTTTGTCCGGATTGGAAGAGGGCACGTTTCCTCACAGTATGAGCTTGGAAGATTCTCATTTCGGAGACGAAGAAGAAAGAAGACTTTTCTACGTAGCTCTCACCCGCGCGCGGGAGGAACTCTATCTGAGTTATTGCAGAACTTCCCGCAAGTTCGGTAAGGTGGAAGATCGGATTCCGTCCCGATTTTTATCCGAGGTTCCGCGGGAATGTTTCGGAGATCGGGGTTACACCGCTCGGGAGCGCACTGCTCGAAGACCGCAGGGACCGCCTTTGGCTTCTAAGATCCGCGAAGTCGTGGAAGAAGAATTTGATTCCGGTTTTTCCCAAGCTCCGAATCCGGATAACGCCTTTCTCAAGCCGGGGGACCGTGTAAAACACAAGCAATTCGGAATCGGGACGATTGTATCCGTTTCCGGAAAGGAAAAAAACACCAAGGTTGGAATCCGCTTCGGAAACGTGGAGAAGAACTTTTTTGTTGCCTACACCCCGCTCGAGAAATTATAA
- a CDS encoding LIC11625 family surface-exposed protein: MKNIFVISLLLLLSFAGLQAGKSQGVVEEFNKVEEFNKNVKLSDSVKKATLEKNLLSAVKYTLHHRYLEYKEITKDLNAETMLYEPQKGTYTVYVKFKKYLFFYSFKMDPEIYLQTPENEVFYLRPENLDDPHKESATTPDKTGK, translated from the coding sequence ATGAAGAATATATTCGTGATTTCACTCTTACTCCTCTTATCTTTTGCGGGCCTTCAAGCGGGAAAATCCCAAGGCGTCGTGGAAGAATTCAACAAGGTCGAAGAATTCAATAAAAACGTTAAGCTTTCGGATTCCGTCAAAAAGGCGACCCTAGAAAAGAATCTGCTTTCCGCGGTGAAATATACGCTTCATCACAGGTATCTCGAATACAAAGAGATCACCAAGGATCTGAACGCGGAAACCATGCTCTACGAACCTCAAAAAGGAACGTATACGGTTTACGTGAAGTTTAAGAAGTATCTGTTCTTTTACAGTTTCAAAATGGATCCGGAAATCTATCTGCAAACTCCGGAAAACGAAGTTTTCTATCTTCGTCCGGAAAATCTCGACGATCCTCACAAGGAAAGCGCGACTACTCCGGATAAAACCGGAAAGTAA
- a CDS encoding 3'(2'),5'-bisphosphate nucleotidase CysQ, with amino-acid sequence MDSIQYLQPAVDAVLEAGKIILEIYHSDFKVKDKGKNDPVTEADVKAGQHITERLAFTKIPVLSEEDSERKDISQLPAAWILDPIDGTREFVDKNPEFAISLGLSIGGKAVLGVVFNPVTRELIYGDANFGVAYQIVESAWNTYPIQTQTLSKMLEVSEPARKILISRTEEREGLFRSTVVPSGWEFSAMGSIAYKLGLVAAGKAALSISLKPKNEWDICAGIALILASGGSDLEIRSGKPYLFQTVSGRGEGLIAGHSRSLEQVWEASKSNFQSGLRDWK; translated from the coding sequence TTGGATTCGATTCAATATCTTCAGCCCGCCGTGGACGCCGTCCTCGAAGCGGGCAAAATCATATTAGAAATCTATCATTCCGATTTTAAGGTCAAGGATAAGGGAAAGAACGATCCCGTAACCGAAGCCGATGTGAAAGCCGGTCAACATATCACCGAGCGTCTTGCGTTTACGAAGATTCCGGTGCTCTCCGAAGAGGATTCGGAACGAAAGGATATTTCGCAACTTCCGGCTGCCTGGATCTTGGATCCGATCGACGGAACTCGAGAATTCGTTGATAAAAATCCGGAATTCGCGATCAGCTTGGGTCTTTCTATCGGAGGTAAGGCGGTTCTCGGGGTCGTTTTCAATCCCGTAACTCGAGAACTCATCTACGGAGATGCAAACTTCGGTGTCGCGTATCAAATTGTCGAATCCGCTTGGAATACCTATCCGATTCAAACGCAAACTCTTTCCAAGATGCTCGAGGTTTCCGAACCCGCTCGAAAGATTTTGATCTCTCGAACCGAGGAACGGGAAGGATTGTTTCGTTCTACCGTCGTTCCTTCTGGTTGGGAATTTTCGGCGATGGGATCGATTGCGTATAAGCTTGGTTTGGTGGCCGCCGGTAAGGCCGCGCTTTCGATTTCCTTAAAGCCGAAAAACGAATGGGATATCTGCGCTGGAATCGCACTGATCTTGGCGTCCGGAGGTTCCGATTTAGAGATCCGTTCGGGAAAACCCTATTTGTTTCAGACCGTTTCCGGAAGGGGAGAGGGATTGATCGCGGGACATTCCCGGTCTCTCGAACAAGTCTGGGAAGCATCGAAATCAAACTTTCAATCCGGTCTTCGCGACTGGAAGTGA